The following nucleotide sequence is from Sphingomonas swuensis.
AGCGCGCCGTTCCGGCTAAGCGAGCTCGAGATCAAGGTCGAATGCGCGATCGGTCTCGCCATCATGGCCCCTGGTCAGGACGCGGAGGAGCTGTTCCGCAACGCGCAATTCGCGGTCAAGCAGGCCAAGGCGACGGGCCGCCCGCAGGTCTACGAGCCCAAGGAAGCCAGCCTCGCTCGCCGCCGCTTCTCGATCGAGACCGAGCTTCGTCGCGCGCTCGACCGGGACGCGCTCAACCTCTTCTACCAGCCACTGATCGACCTCAAGACCGGCGAGGTGTCGGGCTTCGAGGCGCTCGCCCGATGGACCCACGAGGACCGCGGCGAGATCAGCCCGAGCGAGTTCATCCCGGTCGCCGAGGAAAGCGGGCTCATCCTGACGCTCGGCCGCTGGGCGATGCACAAGGCCGCCACCACGCTCGCTTCCTGGGACCAGGAAGCCGGCGAGACCTTGCCCTTCTACGTCGGAGTCAACCTCAGCGCGATTCAGGTTGCGCGCGACGACATCGCGGGAATGGTCGGAGGTGCGCTCCGCTCGAGTGGTCTGGCGGGCGAGCGGCTGACGCTCGAACTGACCGAAAGCGCGATCGTCCAGGACCCGCGCCGCGCGACCCGCGTGTTCGATGCGCTGAAGGCGCTCAACGCGACCGTCGCGATGGATGACTTCGGGACCGGCTATTCCAGTCTTGCCTATCTTCAGCGGCTCCCGATCGACGTGCTCAAGATCGACCGCAGCTTCGTCACGGGCATGATGATCGATCCCGACAGCGTGGCGATTGTCCGCGCGGTGCTGAGCCTCGCCGACGCCCTCGGCATGTCGACCACTGCCGAAGGCGTCGAGAGCCGCGAACTCGCGACGACACTGGCCGCGCTCGGCTGTGTCGCAGGGCAGGGGTTCTTCTTCGCCAAGCCGCTCGA
It contains:
- a CDS encoding bifunctional diguanylate cyclase/phosphodiesterase, which gives rise to MQASPPRASARRSAPNDAPPLWADGPVLLAALPIAAAILEYEEERITIAAYNPRFEETVTISTVGTLEGMNASCLQGDGLIASHLRDWFDDCAVGPDLEFRDNSGVAARFYRLKLAPLPTRGAVRRALVSVVDRTAEVQAERTLRAEMLRDSLTGLPNRLAFTEMIEVAGRMPEAAEGDLATEHAVLVVDMLRFSRINESMGSLAGDELLITFARRLISALRSGDRLARTGGNEFGIIVALRRGMADALKAASRIQDAMSAPFRLSELEIKVECAIGLAIMAPGQDAEELFRNAQFAVKQAKATGRPQVYEPKEASLARRRFSIETELRRALDRDALNLFYQPLIDLKTGEVSGFEALARWTHEDRGEISPSEFIPVAEESGLILTLGRWAMHKAATTLASWDQEAGETLPFYVGVNLSAIQVARDDIAGMVGGALRSSGLAGERLTLELTESAIVQDPRRATRVFDALKALNATVAMDDFGTGYSSLAYLQRLPIDVLKIDRSFVTGMMIDPDSVAIVRAVLSLADALGMSTTAEGVESRELATTLAALGCVAGQGFFFAKPLEASHALDFWRSRKRKSRRS